A region from the Desulfitobacterium dehalogenans ATCC 51507 genome encodes:
- the rplA gene encoding 50S ribosomal protein L1, with protein sequence MAKVGKNYQEAVKAFDREALHEPMEALAVVKKIAKAKFDETVEVAFKLGIDTRHADQQIRGALVLPNGTGKTRSVLVFAKGEKAKEAEAAGADFVGAEDMIAKIEQGWFGFDVVVATPDMMGMVGKLGRVLGPKGLMPNPKTGTVTFDVAKAVKEIKAGKIEYRADKAGIIHAPIGKVSFSEEQLYQNYKVLVETLVKAKPAAAKGQYIRSVTVSSTMGPGVRINPVKAN encoded by the coding sequence ATGGCCAAAGTAGGTAAAAACTATCAAGAAGCAGTTAAAGCTTTTGATCGTGAAGCTCTTCATGAGCCTATGGAAGCTTTAGCAGTCGTTAAGAAGATCGCTAAGGCAAAGTTTGACGAAACTGTTGAAGTAGCATTCAAGCTCGGTATTGATACCCGTCATGCGGACCAACAAATCCGTGGAGCCCTGGTGCTTCCTAACGGAACCGGTAAAACCCGGAGTGTGTTAGTATTTGCTAAAGGCGAAAAAGCTAAAGAAGCTGAGGCTGCCGGTGCAGATTTTGTTGGCGCAGAAGATATGATTGCGAAAATCGAGCAAGGTTGGTTTGGTTTCGATGTGGTTGTAGCTACACCGGATATGATGGGTATGGTCGGTAAACTGGGTCGTGTGCTCGGTCCTAAGGGACTTATGCCAAACCCCAAGACCGGTACAGTTACCTTTGATGTAGCCAAAGCTGTCAAAGAGATCAAAGCTGGTAAGATTGAATATCGTGCTGACAAAGCCGGTATCATTCATGCCCCAATCGGCAAGGTATCCTTTAGCGAAGAACAACTCTATCAGAACTATAAGGTTCTTGTTGAGACCTTGGTTAAAGCGAAGCCGGCTGCTGCTAAGGGTCAGTATATCCGTAGCGTCACTGTGTCTTCGACCATGGGACCCGGAGTGCGGATTAACCCGGTCAAAGCCAATTAA
- the rplJ gene encoding 50S ribosomal protein L10 — protein MPNIEEKAQVVAEIKEKFQNSTGVVLADYRGLTVSQVTQLRAQLRQAGVEYHVLKNTLVRRAAHEVGIEGLDGFLEGPTAVAFSADPVAGAKILSDFSKTSKTFAIKAGVVEGKVVDPAGVKALAELPSREVLLAQVLRGMQAPLTGMANVLQGPIRKMGYALEEVRKLKEAQA, from the coding sequence GTGCCAAATATCGAAGAAAAAGCACAAGTGGTTGCGGAGATTAAGGAAAAGTTCCAAAACTCCACAGGGGTCGTACTGGCTGATTATCGCGGCCTGACCGTTTCTCAAGTAACTCAACTGCGTGCCCAACTGCGTCAAGCCGGTGTCGAATACCATGTATTGAAAAATACCTTGGTTCGTCGTGCAGCTCATGAAGTCGGTATCGAAGGTTTGGATGGTTTTCTTGAAGGACCTACAGCCGTCGCTTTCAGTGCTGATCCGGTTGCAGGAGCTAAAATATTATCCGATTTTTCTAAGACCTCTAAGACCTTTGCCATTAAAGCAGGTGTGGTCGAAGGGAAAGTGGTTGATCCAGCGGGAGTTAAAGCCCTTGCAGAACTTCCTTCGCGCGAAGTACTCCTTGCTCAAGTCCTGCGGGGAATGCAAGCACCCCTCACAGGCATGGCCAACGTGCTTCAAGGACCGATCCGCAAAATGGGTTATGCCTTGGAAGAAGTGCGTAAGCTTAAAGAAGCTCAAGCTTAA